A single region of the bacterium genome encodes:
- a CDS encoding outer membrane lipoprotein-sorting protein, with protein sequence MIGFWFGGLLALTLALSAVPSPIAAAEELDGRAIMERVDARDDGDTGTSDTRMVLIDKRGKKRERNLRSFFKDFGEDTHQVLFFLSPADVKDTGFLTYDYDGNERDDDQWLYLPALQKTKRIAGGDKSGSFMGSDFTYADLSDRPLDSYDYELMKEVEVGGVMTWQVEAIPNNEKEVEETGNSRSIYFVRQDNFMVVRSVSWTEKRGRLKYMEVTKLEQIDGIWTAIELQMTTKKGKKTLHKTELFISKVRFNQELGDELFTVRGLEKGL encoded by the coding sequence ATGATCGGGTTCTGGTTCGGGGGTCTCCTGGCCCTGACGCTTGCACTGTCCGCAGTCCCAAGCCCGATCGCGGCAGCCGAAGAACTCGACGGCCGGGCCATCATGGAGCGGGTCGACGCCCGCGACGACGGCGACACCGGCACCTCGGACACGCGCATGGTCCTGATCGACAAGAGGGGGAAGAAGCGCGAACGGAACCTGCGATCCTTCTTCAAGGACTTCGGCGAGGATACCCACCAGGTGCTCTTCTTCCTCTCGCCAGCCGACGTCAAGGATACGGGCTTTCTCACCTACGACTACGATGGGAACGAGCGCGACGACGACCAGTGGCTCTACCTCCCCGCGCTCCAGAAGACCAAACGCATCGCGGGCGGGGACAAGAGCGGGAGCTTCATGGGCTCGGACTTCACCTACGCCGACCTCTCCGACCGCCCACTCGACAGCTACGACTACGAACTCATGAAGGAGGTCGAAGTCGGCGGGGTCATGACCTGGCAGGTCGAGGCGATCCCGAACAATGAGAAGGAGGTCGAAGAGACCGGGAATTCCCGTTCCATCTACTTCGTCCGACAGGACAACTTCATGGTGGTCCGATCCGTGAGCTGGACCGAGAAGCGCGGCCGGCTCAAATACATGGAGGTGACGAAGCTGGAGCAGATCGATGGGATCTGGACTGCGATCGAACTCCAGATGACCACCAAGAAGGGGAAGAAGACGCTCCACAAGACGGAGCTCTTCATCAGCAAGGTGCGCTTCAACCAGGAACTGGGTGACGAGCTCTTCACGGTTCGGGGTCTGGAAAAGGGCCTGTAG
- a CDS encoding DUF1302 domain-containing protein, which yields MKLTQGLLTLALFLVTGSLPPTSAWAVDDLDLDDVLGGFEEEDDTPVQEDVEPSAQPDPERFWDLTGSFALTGAYGIHHHESNTGTRYDGLTALRNQLSLQLDLDLPADWKGRVSGYGFFDAADRIRGRHHFSDDVIDEYEWDAELQETYLQGSLLRNLDLKLGRQVINWGRSDTLRVLDVLNPIDNRDPGLTDLEDLRRAVGAARLDTYFGEKGNWNLSLVVIPELRFDLNPVFGHDFYPTIDLSDLTTSLEVGLGLPAGSLASLDAGSLTLADRRPDRFGERPEWGIALGGIFSGWDFSLHVARYRTNSGQVALRPGLLSLPGPASVTLPLFEAELRYDRTTLFGLGGNYTAGAWLFKGELAWLDGMRFDTLEQVAPFVRIDTAEKSRTDLMLGVEYYGFDETVIALEVANRHINDFESRLRGFPNWAQENALEIALRVTVTLLNDRLELTALAVANGEKLQDGSFVRLSADWELFEAFEVGAGVLLFQSGEAPGFGSVGENDRLFLRARYSF from the coding sequence GTGAAGCTCACCCAAGGGCTGCTGACGCTAGCCCTCTTTCTCGTGACCGGTTCGCTACCGCCCACCTCGGCGTGGGCTGTAGACGATCTGGATCTCGACGACGTGCTGGGGGGATTCGAGGAGGAGGATGACACTCCGGTGCAGGAGGATGTCGAGCCCTCCGCCCAACCGGATCCGGAGCGCTTCTGGGATCTCACGGGCAGCTTTGCGCTGACCGGTGCCTACGGCATCCACCATCACGAATCGAACACCGGCACCCGCTACGACGGGCTGACCGCCCTGCGCAACCAGCTCAGCCTGCAGCTCGACCTCGATCTCCCGGCGGACTGGAAGGGGCGTGTCTCCGGCTACGGGTTCTTCGACGCGGCCGACCGGATTCGGGGTCGCCACCACTTCAGCGACGACGTCATCGACGAGTACGAATGGGACGCCGAGCTGCAGGAAACCTACCTGCAGGGAAGTCTGCTCCGGAACCTCGATCTCAAGCTCGGTCGCCAGGTCATCAATTGGGGCCGCTCCGACACCCTCCGAGTGCTCGACGTATTGAACCCCATCGACAACCGTGACCCGGGCCTGACGGACCTCGAGGATCTGCGGCGCGCGGTTGGTGCGGCACGCCTCGACACCTACTTCGGGGAAAAAGGAAACTGGAACCTGAGCCTGGTGGTGATTCCAGAGCTGCGATTCGATCTCAATCCGGTATTCGGTCACGACTTCTACCCGACCATCGACCTGTCGGACCTGACGACATCGCTGGAGGTCGGGTTGGGTCTACCGGCCGGTAGCCTCGCCAGTCTCGATGCCGGATCGCTCACCCTCGCGGACCGACGTCCGGATCGATTCGGTGAGCGGCCCGAATGGGGCATCGCTCTCGGTGGGATCTTCTCTGGTTGGGATTTCTCGCTGCATGTGGCGCGCTACCGCACCAACTCGGGTCAGGTGGCGTTGCGACCCGGCCTGCTGTCGCTCCCGGGCCCGGCGTCGGTGACGCTTCCGTTGTTCGAGGCAGAGCTTCGCTATGACCGGACCACCCTCTTCGGATTGGGGGGCAACTACACAGCCGGTGCCTGGCTCTTCAAAGGGGAACTCGCCTGGCTCGATGGGATGCGGTTCGACACCCTCGAGCAGGTCGCACCCTTCGTGCGAATCGACACGGCCGAGAAATCGCGGACCGACCTGATGCTCGGCGTCGAGTACTACGGATTCGACGAAACCGTCATCGCCCTCGAGGTGGCCAATCGCCACATCAACGATTTCGAGAGTCGCCTGCGCGGGTTCCCGAACTGGGCGCAGGAGAACGCGCTCGAGATCGCATTGCGGGTGACCGTCACGTTGCTGAACGATCGGCTGGAACTCACCGCACTGGCAGTAGCGAACGGTGAGAAGCTTCAAGACGGGAGCTTCGTGCGCCTGTCGGCCGACTGGGAGCTCT